One Lysinibacillus sp. OF-1 DNA segment encodes these proteins:
- a CDS encoding geobacillin-26 family protein (This protein is homologous to geobacillin 26, a large bacteriocin (245 amino acids) that was found in the thermophile Geobacillus sp. 15, and that has an unknown mechanism of action.), producing MKKIIKSLIFVITAVLIFSNFAPILANANEMEKNNFLSSSKKLIDNSDFNSELGMVDKEAIEYLDSLQINVIEDNENFRIVESIENGKPMVAIFDKNSNVLTTQIKGDDSSKLVIDLNELAALEESLKESISGDISAFASSMKQDTFTNYEYTIEFTSPESWQLRRPNPDNPINWLYKDVKKTTGNATNLEKFKNAVNDLNDYEWKYIGAASGAGILAIAALIVGAINGGAGIAVGLAAAGVTGAAYNYAISMNRAAKDAHYYYFQV from the coding sequence ATGAAAAAAATTATTAAAAGTTTAATTTTTGTGATTACTGCTGTTCTTATATTTTCAAATTTCGCTCCAATTCTAGCAAACGCTAACGAAATGGAAAAGAATAACTTCCTATCTTCGTCAAAAAAATTAATTGATAATTCGGACTTTAATTCAGAATTAGGTATGGTTGATAAGGAAGCAATTGAATACCTTGATAGTCTTCAAATAAATGTAATTGAAGATAATGAGAATTTTAGAATAGTAGAGTCAATTGAAAATGGCAAACCAATGGTCGCAATATTTGATAAAAATTCGAATGTTTTAACAACTCAAATTAAGGGTGATGATTCATCCAAATTAGTAATAGATTTGAATGAACTTGCAGCTTTAGAAGAGTCATTGAAAGAATCGATATCTGGAGATATTAGCGCTTTCGCATCTTCGATGAAACAAGATACTTTCACAAACTATGAATATACTATTGAATTTACTTCACCTGAATCATGGCAATTACGCAGACCAAATCCTGATAATCCAATAAACTGGTTGTATAAAGATGTAAAGAAAACAACTGGTAACGCAACTAACCTAGAAAAGTTTAAAAATGCTGTTAACGATTTAAATGATTATGAATGGAAGTATATTGGTGCAGCATCTGGAGCTGGCATATTAGCTATAGCTGCGCTAATAGTTGGTGCTATAAATGGAGGTGCAGGGATTGCAGTCGGATTAGCTGCAGCTGGAGTAACTGGTGCTGCTTACAATTATGCAATATCAATGAATAGAGCAGCAAAAGACGCTCATTATTATTACTTCCAAGTTTAA
- a CDS encoding GntR family transcriptional regulator, protein MGFDESSISKKTISEQIAERLLFRIFSGYYEQGQRLIEAEIAKELQVSHAPVREALYLLQKDGVVEKVQHKGVRVKTISDQELKDYLEALYYLLDSALTKCEPKWNADLQNELLLRFEAMKQRKSAENIYEYVVSFAHLLQLFFDVTGNIAMLRFFKETIFVTNVAAQTKWKMDLVESYHLSINTFIRCIEVSDFNHARVAIKDVILWYQFK, encoded by the coding sequence ATGGGGTTTGATGAAAGTTCAATTTCAAAAAAAACAATTTCTGAACAAATAGCTGAACGATTATTATTTCGCATATTTTCTGGTTATTATGAACAAGGTCAGCGCTTAATCGAAGCGGAAATTGCAAAAGAGTTACAAGTAAGTCATGCACCTGTCCGTGAGGCTCTTTATCTTTTACAAAAAGATGGTGTAGTCGAAAAAGTACAACATAAAGGTGTAAGAGTTAAGACTATATCGGATCAGGAATTGAAGGATTATTTGGAAGCGCTTTATTACCTATTGGATTCTGCACTTACAAAGTGTGAACCTAAATGGAATGCCGATTTGCAAAATGAACTATTACTTCGTTTTGAAGCGATGAAACAAAGAAAGTCTGCTGAAAATATTTATGAATATGTTGTTTCGTTTGCGCACTTGTTACAATTGTTTTTTGATGTTACAGGAAATATTGCGATGCTACGATTCTTTAAAGAAACCATATTTGTTACAAATGTAGCTGCACAAACAAAATGGAAAATGGATCTAGTTGAATCCTACCATCTGTCCATCAACACGTTTATCAGGTGTATAGAAGTGTCGGATTTTAATCATGCACGAGTGGCTATTAAAGATGTTATTTTATGGTACCAATTTAAATAA
- a CDS encoding 2,3-butanediol dehydrogenase — MKAAVWHNVKDIRVEEVELRALREEEVKVKVAWAGICGSDLHEYEEGPVFVPVDVKAELTGEVAPLTMGHEFAGIIEEVGSKVTDLKAGDRVVINPTLTYRNKHEDVDRYDGFNFIGLHGNGGFAEYVNVPVTNVHRLADNLTLKDGALVEPMAVAVQAVKDAGVTLGDSVAVFGAGPIGLLTVIAAKASGASKVIVLDLSDDRLEKAKELGATHAINSGKENPVQAVRSIVAGGVDVSFEVAGVAPTFKQAIDVTKPRGNMMIVSIFARPIEWNPMQLTNTGVNVLSSIVYTPSIFQRTIDAMSSGQLNPQGIITSQIELDDIVDKGFKTLTNDKSQSKILVAISGEN; from the coding sequence ATGAAAGCTGCAGTTTGGCATAATGTGAAAGATATTAGAGTCGAAGAGGTTGAATTACGAGCTTTAAGAGAAGAAGAAGTGAAAGTAAAAGTAGCATGGGCTGGTATTTGTGGAAGTGATTTGCATGAATACGAAGAAGGTCCAGTTTTTGTACCAGTTGATGTAAAAGCTGAATTAACAGGTGAAGTTGCCCCGCTTACAATGGGTCATGAATTTGCTGGGATTATCGAAGAAGTTGGCTCTAAGGTTACGGACTTAAAGGCAGGAGACCGAGTTGTCATCAATCCTACATTAACTTATAGAAACAAACATGAAGATGTCGATCGATATGATGGATTTAACTTCATCGGACTACATGGAAACGGTGGATTTGCGGAATATGTCAATGTCCCTGTAACAAATGTACACCGTTTAGCAGATAACTTAACATTAAAAGATGGTGCACTAGTAGAACCAATGGCTGTTGCTGTACAAGCTGTCAAAGATGCTGGGGTTACATTAGGAGATTCTGTAGCCGTATTTGGGGCTGGACCAATTGGATTGTTAACAGTAATCGCTGCAAAAGCATCTGGTGCAAGTAAAGTTATCGTATTAGATTTATCCGATGATCGATTAGAAAAGGCAAAAGAATTAGGTGCAACCCATGCCATTAACTCTGGTAAAGAAAATCCTGTACAAGCCGTTCGATCGATTGTAGCAGGTGGGGTTGATGTATCCTTTGAAGTTGCGGGAGTAGCTCCTACCTTTAAACAAGCAATTGATGTTACAAAACCACGCGGTAACATGATGATCGTTTCGATTTTTGCAAGACCAATCGAATGGAATCCAATGCAGCTTACAAACACAGGTGTTAATGTACTGTCATCAATTGTTTATACACCGTCAATTTTCCAAAGAACAATTGATGCAATGAGCTCTGGTCAATTAAATCCACAGGGTATCATCACAAGTCAAATTGAATTAGATGACATTGTTGACAAAGGATTCAAAACGTTAACAAACGACAAATCACAATCTAAAATTTTAGTCGCGATAAGTGGAGAAAATTAA
- the yiaA gene encoding inner membrane protein YiaA, which produces MSNQNETSLDKGKQPDPKIKVERKEGEPTAAFKGASWAALFVGVTAYLIGLFNATMQLNEKGYYLAVLVFGLYSAVSLQKSVRDKDEGIPVTTIYYGISWIALIVSILLMGIGLYNAGSIVLSEKGFYGMSFVLSLFASITVQKNIRDTQRARERN; this is translated from the coding sequence TTGTCTAATCAAAATGAGACATCATTAGATAAGGGAAAACAGCCTGATCCGAAAATAAAAGTAGAAAGGAAAGAGGGAGAACCGACTGCTGCTTTCAAGGGTGCTTCCTGGGCAGCACTGTTCGTAGGTGTTACTGCTTATCTTATAGGCCTATTTAACGCAACGATGCAACTAAACGAAAAAGGATATTACTTAGCTGTTTTAGTATTCGGGCTCTATTCAGCAGTATCTTTACAAAAATCAGTAAGAGATAAAGATGAGGGAATACCAGTTACTACTATTTATTATGGTATTAGTTGGATTGCACTTATTGTATCTATTTTATTAATGGGTATTGGTTTATATAATGCTGGAAGTATTGTTTTAAGCGAAAAAGGATTCTATGGTATGTCATTTGTCCTTAGTTTATTTGCCTCCATAACAGTTCAAAAAAATATTAGAGACACACAGAGGGCAAGAGAAAGAAATTAA
- a CDS encoding aminotransferase-like domain-containing protein, translating into MGKANQNEDYLFNKVYDYVLHRIERKEWKEHDKIPSVRQLASEMNVHRLTVLKAYQLLKQHDKVYVKDKAGYYVQSTVTKNLEYLDQDNPIVSAYVKKNHLSEIHQPSVSYHFSQALIDPNLLPNHYFSDYVKEVFDLYPKVLATYSTVQGDLELRETLTHYFINQYKTHLSADNLLITSGSQQAIHLIAQAFIKPRDVVLFERPSYSAAIDIFRAQGAQIVTVDIHPEGYDLEQVEYYIKQYKPRLFYLNPTFHNPTGYTVSVEQRKKLVELAEQYRFLLIEDDAYHDIYFDQAPPPPIYTYDSAGTVIYIRSFCKYISPGLRIATVICQSSLMNSLLIEKSLADNGSPLLNQKIFLHYFSSLRLQQHLEKIRIALQIRKEIMEEELAVTGWRWTSPKGGLNLWVQLPDNVPTELLLSKSIEQSISFVPGQICDPLKQLSSWIRLSYSYANEKQLREGVKRLVAVAQSLST; encoded by the coding sequence ATGGGCAAAGCAAATCAAAATGAAGATTATCTTTTTAACAAAGTTTACGATTATGTACTGCACCGTATAGAACGTAAAGAATGGAAAGAACATGACAAGATTCCCTCCGTCCGACAATTAGCATCTGAAATGAATGTTCATCGATTAACGGTATTAAAAGCTTATCAATTACTAAAACAGCATGACAAAGTTTATGTAAAAGATAAAGCAGGCTATTATGTCCAATCAACTGTAACGAAAAATCTTGAATATCTAGATCAGGACAATCCCATTGTTTCTGCATACGTAAAAAAAAATCATTTATCCGAAATCCATCAACCCTCTGTTTCCTATCATTTTTCTCAGGCGTTGATTGATCCAAATCTTTTGCCTAATCATTATTTTTCAGATTATGTGAAGGAAGTGTTTGATCTTTATCCTAAAGTACTTGCCACCTACTCAACTGTACAAGGTGATCTAGAGCTGCGTGAAACACTCACTCACTATTTTATCAACCAGTATAAAACTCATTTGAGTGCAGATAATCTGTTAATCACTTCTGGCTCACAGCAAGCGATTCACTTAATCGCTCAAGCTTTTATTAAACCAAGAGACGTCGTTTTATTTGAACGTCCAAGCTACAGTGCTGCGATTGATATTTTTAGAGCACAAGGAGCACAGATTGTAACGGTTGATATCCATCCAGAGGGCTACGATTTAGAACAGGTTGAATACTATATTAAACAATACAAGCCGCGCCTATTTTATCTCAACCCCACATTCCATAACCCGACTGGTTATACTGTTTCTGTCGAGCAGCGCAAAAAATTAGTAGAACTAGCTGAACAATATCGATTTCTATTAATTGAAGACGATGCCTATCACGACATCTATTTTGATCAAGCCCCACCACCACCCATTTACACGTACGATAGTGCTGGAACAGTCATTTATATCCGAAGCTTTTGCAAATATATCTCTCCTGGCTTGAGAATTGCGACTGTGATTTGTCAATCATCATTAATGAACTCACTCCTAATAGAAAAATCATTGGCTGATAATGGCTCACCACTTCTCAATCAAAAAATTTTTCTCCATTACTTTTCATCCCTAAGATTGCAACAGCATTTGGAGAAAATTAGGATCGCCCTACAGATTCGAAAGGAAATCATGGAAGAAGAGCTAGCTGTAACAGGTTGGCGATGGACTAGCCCAAAAGGTGGTCTGAATTTATGGGTGCAGCTCCCAGATAATGTTCCAACTGAATTATTACTATCTAAAAGTATTGAACAATCTATATCCTTTGTACCGGGTCAAATTTGTGATCCATTAAAACAACTATCATCCTGGATACGTTTAAGCTATTCTTATGCAAATGAAAAACAGCTAAGGGAAGGAGTAAAAAGGTTGGTTGCAGTGGCGCAATCTCTTTCTACGTGA